The proteins below come from a single Eucalyptus grandis isolate ANBG69807.140 chromosome 3, ASM1654582v1, whole genome shotgun sequence genomic window:
- the LOC104437037 gene encoding LOW QUALITY PROTEIN: phospholipase D alpha 1 (The sequence of the model RefSeq protein was modified relative to this genomic sequence to represent the inferred CDS: inserted 5 bases in 3 codons) codes for MWIKKERTTRLLHGVLNVEIFDIDRLQLGCGFMLCGQTTTSQSFTRRFLSEVKRVMLCRPEALGSYLYASVDLGRARVARTRRIQNENSHPQWNENFHIYCAHLISQITLTIKDDDPVGATLIGRAYIPVEDVIKGYIVDRWVPIEDDEHNPIYGGGKIRVRMQFSSAEKDSNWSRGIISPTFEGVPRTFFPQRRGCRVTLYQDAHVSDRFSPRILLSXGGAWKPRRCWEDIFDAIDNAKHLIYIAGWSVYTDIALIXDPRGLRKGTGVTLGELLKNKADEEGMTVLMLVWDDRTSVPRLKRDGLMSTHDQNTELYFKGTKVHCVLCPRNPAEGAESIIHGVKVATMFTHHQKIVVVDAEIPEAGLEKRRIVSFIGGIDLCDGRYDTQDHPLFKTLYSDIHRNDFHQPNFEGASIKKGGPREPWHDVHCCLEGPVAWDVLYNFEQRWRKQVGDQFLIPISKMEEIVIHPSQAAIADDLETWNVQLFRSIDAGAVADFPTDPNSAAAFGLVGSKDNIIDRSIQDAYINAIRRAKNFIYIENQYFLGSSYGWKDEGDIVVPDIQALHLVPKELSLKIVSKIEAGERFAVYVVIPMWPXGHTESEAVKAILDWQRRTMEMMYTDIAHALHRKGVAATPRDYLTFYCLGNKEARRGGEPVPEEQPAPDSDYSRAQQARRFMIYVHSKMMIVDDEYIIVGSANINQRSMEGARDTEIAMGAFQPKHLVTPKGPPRGQIYGFRMSLWHEHLGHTEEVYTHPESLECIREMNDLAERRWDFYDENFGGDLPAHLLRYPIEVAENGAVKPLPGFTQFPDTKAPVLGAKSDRYPPILTT; via the exons ACCACAACTAGCCAGAGTTTCACGAGAAGATTCCTATCCGAGGTCAAGAGGGTGATGTTGTGCCGCCCCGAG GCCCTGGGATCGTATCTCTACGCGTCTGTGGATTTGGGCCGGGCGAGGGTTGCGCGGACGAGGAGGATCCAGAACGAAAACTCGCACCCGCAGTGGAACGAGAACTTCCACATCTACTGTGCTCATTTGATCTCCCAGATCACACTCACCATCAAAGATGACGATCCTGTCGGAGCAACCTTGATCGGGAGGGCCTATATTCCTGTCGAGGATGTCATAAAGGGCTACATAGTGGACAGGTGGGTCCCGATCGAAGACGACGAGCACAACCCGATCTACGGCGGGGGCAAGATTCGTGTCCGGATGCAATTCTCGAGCGCCGAAAAAGACAGCAACTGGTCGCGCGGGATCATTAGCCCGACGTTCGAAGGTGTTCCGCGCACCTTCTTCCCCCAGAGGCGAGGTTGCAGGGTCACTCTGTATCAAGATGCTCACGTTTCAGATCGTTTCAGTCCTCGCATCCTGCTCTC CGGCGGCGCATGGAAGCCCCGCCGGTGCTGGGAGGACATCTTCGATGCGATCGACAACGCGAAGCACTTGATTTACATAGCGGGATGGTCGGTCTACACCGACATCGCCTTGA AGGACCCGCGCGGGCTCAGGAAAGGGACTGGGGTCACGCTAGGCGAGCTGCTGAAGAACAAGGCTGATGAGGAGGGCATGACAGTCCTGATGCTTGTCTGGGACGATCGGACATCGGTCCCACGACTGAAACGGGACGGGCTGATGAGCACGCACGACCAAAACACGGAACTGTACTTTAAGGGCACGAAAGTGCATTGCGTCCTGTGCCCGCGGAATCCTGCAGAGGGCGCGGAGAGCATAATTCATGGCGTAAAGGTGGCAACGATGTTCACTCATCACCAGAAGATCGTGGTGGTTGATGCCGAGATTCCTGAGGCAGGATTGGAGAAGCGGAGGATCGTGAGCTTCATCGGCGGCATTGATCTGTGCGATGGCCGGTACGACACCCAGGACCACCCGCTGTTcaagactctgtattcagacatCCACAGAAATGATTTCCATCAACCGAATTTCGAAGGCGCTTCGATCAAGAAAGGCGGCCCAAGGGAACCGTGGCACGACGTTCATTGCTGTCTTGAAGGCCCCGTCGCGTGGGACGTCCTCTATAACTTCGAGCAGAGGTGGAGGAAGCAAGTAGGGGACCAATTCCTCATCCCGATAAGCAAGATGGAGGAGATTGTGATCCACCCATCGCAAGCCGCAATAGCGGATGACCTGGAGACATGGAATGTACAGTTGTTCCGGTCCATCGATGCTGGCGCAGTGGCTGACTTCCCCACAGACCCCAATTCTGCAGCTGCCTTTGGCCTTGTCGGCAGCAAGGACAACATCATCGACCGGAGCATCCAGGACGCCTACATCAACGCGATCCGACGGGCCAAGAACTTTATCTACATCGAGAACCAGTACTTCCTTGGCAGCTCCTACGGGTGGAAGGACGAGGGGGACATCGTGGTCCCAGACATCCAGGCGCTGCACCTGGTCCCCAAGGAGCTGTCGCTGAAGATCGTGAGCAAGATCGAGGCTGGAGAGAGGTTCGCCGTGTACGTGGTGATCCCGATGTGGCC AGGGCATACCGAGAGCGAGGCGGTGAAGGCAATCCTGGATTGGCAGAGGAGGACGATGGAGATGATGTACACGGACATTGCCCATGCCCTCCACAGGAAGGGGGTTGCAGCCACTCCTAGAGATTACTTGACCTTCTACTGCCTTGGAAACAAGGAAGCAAGGAGGGGCGGTGAGCCGGTTCCTGAAGAGCAACCCGCACCAGATAGTGACTATTCCAGAGCCCAGCAAGCAAGAAGGTTCATGATCTATGTCCATTCGAAGATGATGATAG TTGACGATGAGTACATAATCGTCGGATCGGCCAACATCAACCAGAGGTCCATGGAGGGCGCCCGGGACACGGAGATTGCAATGGGCGCGTTCCAACCGAAGCATCTGGTGACTCCTAAAGGGCCGCCTAGGGGCCAAATCTACGGCTTCCGAATGTCCTTGTGGCACGAGCACCTCGGCCATACAGAGGAAGTTTACACTCATCCGGAGTCTCTGGAATGCATTCGAGAGATGAACGATCTCGCTGAGCGCCGTTGGGACTTCTACGACGAAAACTTCGGCGGAGACTTGCCGGCTCACTTGCTACGTTACCCGATCGAGGTCGCCGAAAATGGAGCCGTCAAGCCCTTGCCTGGGTTCACGCAATTTCCCGACACCAAGGCTCCAGTCTTGGGAGCAAAATCTGATAGATATCCTCCTATTCTGACGACTTAG